A genome region from Brachymonas denitrificans includes the following:
- the bfr gene encoding bacterioferritin, whose protein sequence is MKGNPEVIAYLNQLLAGELAARDQYFIHSRMYHEWGYSRLHARIAHEMEDETGHASALIERILMLEGTPAMVPTALKIGADVPAMLQCDLEVELEVREALKQGIALCEQHQDYVSREMLVEQLKDTEEDHAHWLEQQLWLIQQIGLQNYLQSQTGEGAST, encoded by the coding sequence ATGAAAGGCAATCCCGAAGTCATCGCCTACCTCAACCAGTTGCTGGCCGGCGAACTGGCCGCACGCGACCAATATTTCATCCATTCCCGCATGTACCACGAGTGGGGCTACAGCCGCCTGCATGCGCGCATCGCACACGAAATGGAAGACGAAACCGGCCATGCCAGCGCGCTCATCGAACGCATCCTCATGCTGGAAGGCACGCCGGCCATGGTGCCAACGGCGCTGAAAATCGGTGCGGATGTGCCTGCCATGCTGCAATGCGATCTGGAAGTGGAACTGGAAGTGCGCGAGGCACTCAAGCAGGGCATTGCGCTGTGCGAGCAGCATCAGGATTACGTCAGCCGCGAAATGCTGGTCGAGCAGCTCAAGGACACGGAAGAAGACCATGCCCACTGGCTGGAGCAGCAGCTCTGGCTGATCCAGCAGATCGGCCTGCAGAACTATCTGCAGAGCCAGACCGGTGAAGGAGCCAGCACATGA
- the ttcA gene encoding tRNA 2-thiocytidine(32) synthetase TtcA — MSDIFAPELAEEQPTDTHARPAKDSAEARLQREMNKLDKRLCRLTGQAIVDFNMIEEGDKVMVCVSGGKDSFTLLDVLLKLQKRAPIHFDIVAVNLDQKQPGFPPEILPAYLEGLGVPFHIETQDTYSIVKSKIPEGKTMCSLCSRLRRGILYTVARRLGCNKIALGHHRDDIVATFFLNMFFGAKLKSMPPKLVSDNGEFMVIRPLAYVKEADTARWAEHMQFPIIPCNLCGSQEHLQRKQVSNMLKEWEKTHPGRTEMILQALQNVVPSHLLDRKLHNFRDLQTTGIPDADGDKAFDEEEFAPPLASIAIDSIPLARKD; from the coding sequence ATGTCCGATATTTTTGCCCCCGAGCTGGCCGAAGAGCAGCCCACCGACACCCATGCCCGCCCCGCCAAGGATTCTGCCGAAGCGCGCCTGCAGCGCGAGATGAACAAGCTCGACAAGCGCCTGTGCCGCCTCACCGGCCAGGCGATTGTCGACTTCAACATGATCGAGGAAGGCGACAAGGTGATGGTGTGCGTGAGCGGCGGCAAGGACAGCTTCACGCTGCTGGACGTGCTGCTCAAGCTGCAGAAGCGCGCGCCGATCCACTTCGACATCGTGGCGGTGAACCTGGACCAGAAGCAGCCGGGCTTTCCGCCCGAGATTCTGCCCGCCTACCTGGAAGGCCTGGGCGTGCCCTTCCACATCGAGACGCAGGACACCTACAGCATCGTCAAGAGCAAGATCCCCGAAGGCAAGACCATGTGCAGCCTGTGCTCGCGCCTGCGCCGCGGCATTCTGTACACGGTGGCGCGCCGTCTGGGCTGCAACAAGATTGCGCTGGGCCACCACCGCGACGACATCGTGGCCACCTTCTTCCTCAACATGTTCTTCGGCGCCAAGCTGAAAAGCATGCCGCCCAAGCTGGTGAGCGACAACGGCGAATTCATGGTGATCCGCCCGCTGGCCTATGTGAAAGAGGCTGACACGGCGCGCTGGGCCGAGCACATGCAGTTTCCCATCATCCCGTGCAATCTGTGCGGCAGCCAGGAGCACCTGCAGCGCAAGCAGGTGAGCAACATGCTCAAGGAATGGGAAAAGACCCACCCCGGCCGCACCGAGATGATTCTGCAGGCGCTGCAAAACGTGGTGCCCAGCCATCTGCTGGACCGCAAGCTGCACAACTTCCGCGATCTGCAGACCACCGGCATCCCCGATGCGGACGGCGACAAGGCGTTTGACGAGGAAGAGTTTGCGCCGCCGCTGGCGTCGATTGCCATCGACAGCATTCCGCTGGCACGCAAGGACTGA
- a CDS encoding histidine phosphatase family protein, with protein MSIAAATRLLIIRHGETAWNAERRIQGHTDIPLNDTGRQQARALAEALTDSPIHAVYSSDLQRAEETGRIIAASHDAKVITTPQLRERHFGHIEGKTFIDFEVHFPEESLRWRKRDPNWAPPGGGESLAQLRDRIVQTVNDIGRQHNGEHVAIVSHGGVLDVLYRSAARLGLQAARTWYLPNCAINRLLWTPDGLTLIGWGDTRHLDALDGPALQDSSVR; from the coding sequence ATGTCGATTGCCGCCGCCACCCGTCTGCTGATCATCCGCCACGGCGAAACGGCCTGGAATGCCGAACGCCGCATCCAGGGGCATACCGACATTCCCCTGAATGACACCGGACGGCAGCAGGCCAGGGCCCTGGCCGAGGCCCTCACCGACAGTCCGATCCATGCCGTCTACAGCAGCGATCTGCAGCGCGCCGAGGAGACCGGTCGCATCATCGCGGCCAGCCACGATGCCAAGGTGATCACCACACCGCAACTGCGCGAGCGCCATTTCGGACACATCGAGGGCAAGACCTTCATCGACTTCGAGGTGCATTTCCCGGAGGAATCCCTGCGCTGGCGCAAGCGAGACCCGAACTGGGCGCCGCCCGGCGGAGGAGAATCGCTGGCGCAACTGCGCGATCGCATCGTGCAGACCGTGAACGACATCGGCCGCCAGCACAACGGCGAGCATGTGGCCATCGTCAGCCACGGTGGCGTGCTGGATGTGCTGTACCGCTCCGCAGCGCGCCTGGGCCTGCAGGCGGCACGCACCTGGTACCTGCCCAACTGCGCCATCAACCGTCTGCTGTGGACGCCCGATGGCCTGACGCTGATCGGCTGGGGCGACACCCGGCATCTGGATGCACTCGACGGGCCGGCATTGCAGGACAGCAGCGTGCGCTGA
- a CDS encoding LysR family transcriptional regulator, translated as MDLRHIKYFLAVADELHMGRAARRLGISQPPLTRQIRQIEDELQVQLFVRTPRGMELTQAGEVFRTEAANISMMVSAGIDRVQRVGQGRLGRLDIGVFGSGIYDAIPALLQKLRASLPGLNVVLHTMHREEQIDALRQRRISAGFNRMMPVLPDLAQELVTLEPLWAVLPAGHPLAAEDSLSLEQLATQPFVLFPNAGRPNFVDRVIRIFGDRGLDIAVAQEIGDTVTGMALVAHGFGVTLVPESVTRAIALRNTVYRPLSDAPHAQIDLSCIYRADDGSPQLHALLALIRVQRATRSAARPDAAATCQPLGH; from the coding sequence ATGGACCTGCGTCACATCAAGTATTTTCTGGCCGTTGCCGATGAGCTCCACATGGGGCGCGCTGCGCGCAGGCTGGGCATCTCCCAGCCTCCGCTCACGCGGCAGATCCGGCAAATCGAAGACGAGTTGCAGGTCCAGCTGTTTGTGCGCACGCCGCGCGGCATGGAGCTGACGCAGGCCGGGGAAGTGTTCCGGACCGAGGCAGCCAACATCAGCATGATGGTGTCCGCCGGCATCGACCGCGTGCAGCGTGTCGGGCAGGGACGGCTCGGGCGCCTCGACATCGGGGTGTTCGGTTCCGGCATCTACGACGCCATTCCGGCCTTGCTGCAAAAGCTGCGTGCTTCGCTGCCGGGACTGAACGTGGTGCTGCACACCATGCACCGCGAGGAACAGATCGACGCCCTGCGGCAGCGGCGCATCTCGGCCGGATTCAATCGCATGATGCCGGTGTTGCCGGATCTGGCGCAGGAGCTGGTCACCCTGGAGCCGCTCTGGGCCGTGCTGCCTGCCGGCCATCCCCTGGCCGCCGAGGACAGCCTGAGCCTGGAACAACTGGCCACCCAGCCTTTCGTTCTCTTTCCCAATGCCGGCCGGCCCAATTTCGTGGATCGCGTGATCCGGATCTTTGGCGACAGGGGCCTGGACATCGCGGTTGCGCAGGAGATCGGTGACACGGTCACCGGCATGGCACTGGTGGCGCATGGTTTCGGGGTGACGCTGGTGCCCGAATCCGTCACCCGGGCCATTGCGCTGCGCAACACGGTGTACCGCCCCTTGTCTGACGCCCCGCATGCCCAGATCGACCTGAGTTGCATCTACCGCGCCGACGACGGCTCTCCCCAGCTGCACGCCCTGCTGGCATTGATCCGCGTGCAACGTGCCACCCGGTCGGCCGCCAGGCCGGATGCGGCCGCAACGTGCCAACCGCTCGGCCACTAG
- a CDS encoding MFS transporter, translating into MQELSTDAPSKSGARPPTRFTYLLLLALYLAQGLPVGFVTQALPVILREQQASLVLIGWSGVLLMPWGLKFLWAPLQDRYYWPRIGLGRSWILPTQGVALLCVAGLALLEPSLLRDPQMAVLFASLLMLLAFAGATQDVSTDGLAVRLLAAGERSMGNAIQVTGSRMGLILGGGGALLLLDMAPWRTVMLGMAGLILLTTVPVWLLREPAWRRARKNQDVAGAGTVRHDAELKRALLPAGEMVEQTALPAELQQADEVACAAPVQGLLPRIRHFLRTEFGYFLSSPELRAWLGVLLVYKLCDAFTSGMVKPMLVDMGYSKSQIGTMVVMLGSGASLLGAVAGHAVLRRVSRMRALLGFNALQALTTGCYALIALLFSGKVSAADGLTAFDMLVYGINALEHFTAGMALVGVLTTVMDYCRHRNGGSDFTLQVSIMSTVSGVAHWLSGYAAEALGYLGYFSAGMVLGLLLLGPLVRWGRLQRQTHPA; encoded by the coding sequence ATGCAAGAGCTCTCCACCGACGCGCCAAGCAAGTCCGGCGCGCGTCCTCCCACCCGTTTCACCTACCTGCTGTTGCTGGCGCTGTACCTGGCCCAGGGCCTGCCGGTAGGCTTTGTCACGCAGGCGCTGCCCGTCATCCTGCGTGAGCAGCAGGCCTCGCTGGTGCTGATCGGCTGGAGCGGGGTGCTGCTCATGCCCTGGGGGCTCAAGTTCCTCTGGGCCCCGTTGCAGGACCGCTATTACTGGCCGCGCATCGGCCTGGGCCGCAGCTGGATCCTGCCGACGCAAGGCGTGGCGCTGCTGTGTGTGGCGGGGCTGGCGCTGCTGGAGCCGTCCCTGCTGCGCGATCCGCAGATGGCCGTGCTGTTCGCCTCGCTGCTGATGCTGCTCGCCTTCGCCGGCGCCACGCAGGACGTGTCCACCGACGGCCTGGCCGTGCGCCTGCTGGCAGCGGGCGAGCGCAGCATGGGCAACGCGATCCAGGTCACGGGCTCGCGCATGGGACTGATCCTGGGGGGCGGCGGCGCGCTGCTGCTGCTCGACATGGCGCCCTGGCGCACCGTGATGCTGGGTATGGCGGGGCTGATCCTCCTGACCACCGTGCCGGTCTGGCTGCTGCGCGAGCCGGCCTGGCGGCGCGCGCGCAAGAACCAGGACGTAGCCGGTGCGGGCACTGTCCGCCACGATGCGGAGCTGAAGCGCGCGCTGTTGCCTGCGGGCGAGATGGTGGAGCAGACCGCGCTACCCGCAGAGCTGCAGCAAGCCGATGAAGTGGCTTGCGCTGCCCCCGTACAGGGCCTGCTCCCGCGCATCCGCCATTTCCTGCGCACCGAATTCGGCTACTTCCTCTCGTCTCCGGAACTGCGCGCCTGGCTCGGCGTGCTGCTGGTCTACAAGCTGTGCGATGCCTTCACCAGCGGCATGGTCAAGCCCATGCTGGTGGACATGGGCTACAGCAAGAGCCAGATCGGCACCATGGTGGTGATGCTGGGTTCCGGTGCGTCACTGCTGGGGGCCGTGGCCGGCCATGCGGTGCTGCGGCGGGTTTCGCGGATGCGGGCGCTGCTGGGTTTCAATGCCCTGCAGGCCCTCACCACGGGCTGCTACGCACTCATCGCGCTATTGTTTTCGGGCAAGGTGTCTGCGGCGGATGGCCTTACCGCCTTCGACATGCTGGTGTACGGCATCAATGCGCTGGAACATTTCACTGCCGGCATGGCGCTGGTGGGCGTCCTCACCACGGTGATGGACTATTGCCGTCACCGCAACGGCGGCAGCGATTTCACTTTGCAGGTCAGCATCATGTCCACGGTGAGCGGCGTGGCGCACTGGCTGTCGGGCTATGCGGCCGAGGCACTGGGCTATCTGGGATACTTCAGCGCGGGGATGGTGCTGGGGTTGCTGCTGCTGGGGCCGCTGGTGCGCTGGGGGCGGTTGCAGCGGCAGACGCATCCGGCCTAG
- a CDS encoding Dps family protein: MARKSASLPVNIGISDAKRKKIAEGLSKLLADSYTLYLMTHNFHWNVTGPQFNSLHVMFMDQYTEQWNALDVIAERIRALGFPAPGTYKEFVKLASIQEVEGVPKATDMIRHLVLAQEATARTARALFPVVDDANDQPTADVLTQRIDVHEKTAWMLRSLLEE, encoded by the coding sequence ATGGCCAGGAAATCTGCTTCCCTTCCCGTCAACATCGGCATCAGCGACGCCAAGCGCAAGAAAATCGCCGAAGGCCTGTCCAAACTGCTGGCCGACAGCTACACGCTCTACCTGATGACGCACAACTTCCACTGGAACGTCACCGGCCCGCAGTTCAACAGCCTGCACGTGATGTTCATGGACCAGTACACCGAGCAATGGAACGCGCTGGACGTGATCGCCGAGCGTATCCGCGCCCTGGGCTTCCCCGCACCGGGCACCTACAAGGAATTCGTCAAGCTCGCTTCGATCCAGGAAGTGGAGGGCGTGCCGAAAGCCACCGACATGATTCGCCACCTGGTACTGGCGCAGGAAGCCACCGCCCGCACTGCGCGCGCGCTGTTTCCGGTCGTGGACGATGCCAACGACCAGCCCACGGCCGACGTGCTGACCCAGCGCATCGACGTGCACGAAAAGACCGCCTGGATGCTGCGCAGCCTGCTGGAGGAGTGA
- a CDS encoding peptide chain release factor 3: MSYTPETRRRRTFAIISHPDAGKTTLTEKLLLFSGAIQIAGAVKGRKASRHATSDWMEIEKQRGISVASSVMQMSYRDHVINLLDTPGHKDFSEDTYRVLTAVDSALMVIDAANGVEAQTRRLIEVCRQRDTPIITFVNKMDREVRDPLDILDEVERELGMPCCPITWPVGQGKTFGGIINLRTQSMTVFQAGSEKRPQDFEVIPLSDADKLRARFGDAFDHALESMELAVGASAEWDHEAFLAGKLTPVFFGSGVNNFGVMEVLDAVVDMSPPPGARLAYAEVNRNREERIVQPDDESFAGVVFKVQANMDSNHRDRIAFVRVASGKYTPGMKMKVQRTGKELRPTSVVTFMSQRREAVEEAYAGDIIGFTTHGGVQLGDSITDGPNLQFTGLPFFAPEMFMTVVLKNPLRTKQLQQGLMQLGEEGAIQVFKPDAGGNMLLGAVGQLQFEVVQHRLKTEYDCEVRLEGCQYTGARWITADTPAELREFENAYPLRLAHDAADTLAFLCTSPYDVRLAQERFPKIHFHPLREHAGLSLGSAH; this comes from the coding sequence GTGTCCTACACCCCCGAAACCCGCCGCCGCCGCACTTTCGCCATCATCTCCCACCCCGACGCCGGTAAAACCACGCTGACGGAAAAGCTGCTGCTTTTCTCCGGCGCGATCCAGATCGCCGGTGCGGTCAAGGGCCGCAAGGCCAGCCGCCACGCTACTTCCGACTGGATGGAGATCGAGAAGCAGCGCGGCATCTCGGTGGCCTCGTCGGTGATGCAGATGAGCTACCGCGACCACGTGATCAACCTGCTCGACACGCCTGGCCACAAGGACTTCTCGGAAGACACCTACCGCGTGCTGACGGCCGTGGACAGCGCGCTGATGGTGATCGACGCTGCCAACGGTGTGGAAGCGCAAACACGCCGCCTGATCGAAGTCTGCCGCCAGCGCGACACGCCCATCATCACCTTCGTCAACAAGATGGACCGCGAGGTGCGCGATCCGCTCGACATTCTGGACGAGGTGGAACGCGAGCTGGGCATGCCCTGCTGCCCGATCACCTGGCCGGTGGGCCAGGGCAAGACCTTCGGCGGCATCATCAACCTGCGCACGCAGAGCATGACGGTGTTCCAGGCCGGCAGCGAGAAGCGTCCGCAGGATTTCGAGGTGATTCCGCTGAGCGATGCCGACAAGCTGCGCGCGCGCTTTGGCGACGCTTTCGACCATGCGCTGGAAAGCATGGAACTGGCCGTGGGCGCCTCCGCAGAATGGGACCACGAAGCCTTCCTGGCCGGCAAGCTGACGCCGGTGTTCTTCGGCTCCGGCGTGAACAACTTCGGGGTGATGGAAGTGCTGGATGCGGTGGTCGACATGTCGCCGCCGCCCGGCGCGCGCCTGGCCTATGCCGAGGTCAACCGCAACCGCGAAGAGCGTATCGTGCAACCAGATGACGAGAGCTTTGCCGGCGTGGTGTTCAAGGTGCAGGCCAATATGGACAGCAACCACCGCGACCGCATCGCCTTCGTGCGTGTGGCCAGCGGCAAGTACACGCCGGGCATGAAGATGAAGGTGCAGCGCACCGGCAAGGAGTTGCGCCCGACCAGTGTGGTGACCTTCATGTCGCAGCGCCGCGAGGCGGTGGAAGAGGCCTACGCCGGCGACATCATCGGCTTTACCACGCACGGCGGCGTGCAACTGGGCGACAGCATTACCGACGGGCCGAACCTGCAGTTCACCGGCCTGCCCTTCTTTGCGCCCGAGATGTTCATGACCGTGGTGCTGAAGAACCCGCTGCGCACCAAGCAGCTGCAGCAGGGCCTGATGCAGCTCGGCGAGGAAGGCGCGATTCAGGTGTTCAAGCCCGATGCGGGCGGCAACATGTTGCTGGGTGCGGTCGGCCAGCTGCAGTTCGAGGTGGTGCAGCACCGCCTCAAGACCGAATACGACTGCGAGGTGCGGCTGGAAGGCTGCCAGTACACCGGCGCGCGCTGGATCACAGCCGATACGCCAGCCGAACTGCGCGAGTTCGAGAATGCCTACCCGCTGCGTCTGGCGCACGATGCGGCAGACACGCTGGCCTTTCTGTGCACCAGCCCGTATGACGTGCGGCTGGCGCAGGAGCGCTTTCCGAAGATCCACTTCCATCCGCTGCGCGAGCACGCGGGGCTGTCGCTGGGCAGCGCACACTGA
- a CDS encoding copper resistance protein NlpE, producing MTFSISASSRLLGALVVGAALGTVALPASAKGATPTPDAHSARTALDWNGTYVGTIPSASGTGYKTTLILNNNGTYTLLQEIEHKGKKYAERSTGRFTWEKGGSVIRLAKKDDNRSFFIGEGFAELQGAEGRATGPLAKEYQLTKLTRHGNKREELLINPNSVKENSPAKGLVRFDGIWNMNHATQLGHRSLSSEFVLNCKSKTYTMNQVRYYAQPHLRGKLLDQSKGTGHDIPVTREDKVMTQVMETYCPR from the coding sequence ATGACTTTCTCGATATCTGCTTCTTCCCGTCTGTTGGGCGCGCTGGTGGTCGGTGCTGCACTGGGCACCGTCGCGCTGCCGGCTTCGGCAAAAGGTGCCACACCCACGCCGGACGCGCACAGCGCCCGCACCGCGCTGGACTGGAACGGCACCTATGTGGGCACCATCCCGTCCGCCTCCGGCACTGGCTACAAGACCACGCTGATCCTTAACAACAACGGGACCTATACGCTGCTGCAGGAGATCGAGCACAAGGGCAAGAAGTACGCCGAGCGCAGCACTGGCCGTTTCACTTGGGAAAAAGGCGGCTCCGTGATCCGTCTGGCGAAAAAGGATGACAACCGGAGTTTCTTCATCGGCGAAGGCTTTGCCGAACTGCAGGGCGCCGAGGGCCGCGCCACCGGCCCGCTGGCCAAGGAATACCAGCTCACCAAGCTGACACGCCACGGCAACAAGCGCGAGGAACTGCTGATCAACCCGAACAGCGTGAAGGAAAACAGCCCGGCCAAGGGCCTGGTCCGCTTTGACGGCATCTGGAACATGAACCACGCCACGCAGCTCGGCCACCGCTCCCTGTCTTCCGAGTTCGTGCTGAACTGCAAGTCAAAAACGTACACCATGAACCAGGTGCGCTACTACGCGCAGCCGCATCTGCGAGGCAAACTGCTGGATCAGTCCAAGGGCACGGGCCACGACATCCCCGTCACTCGCGAAGACAAGGTGATGACCCAGGTGATGGAAACCTATTGCCCGCGCTAA